The DNA sequence ACTCATTATTTAAATGATGATTTAATTTGTAATATAGTAACTCCAGAATTTGGAATTATTACTTTTCTAGCAAAATCAGGGATGCTTCCAAAGAATAAAAATTTTGCTGGACTACAGCAATTTTCAATTAATGAATACTTTTTATTTAACAAAACTACAACTAATATTGGAAAATTGCAAAAGTGTTATCCGATTAAGGAATATTATTCATTATTTTCAGATATTAATAAAGCAATTTATTATCGTGAAATTTTAGATATTATTTGACAAGTTCGAGATTACTTAAAAAATAGTTCAAATTTATTCGATAATCTAACTTGGTATTTAGATAATTTAAATAACGAAACCGGATTAGAAAAATTTGTCACCTTAATAATGATTCAAAAAATATATGTTCTTGTTAATAAAAAAAGTTTGGTAGTCGATAAATGTGTCCGTTGTGGTAGCAAGTGAAGAATTAAGTCAGTAAACTATTATGATGGTGGTTTTATTTGTCATAATTGTTTTAATCTAGAAAGTGATGCTATTTTTTCATTAAGTTTTCTTAAAAACTTAAAAATTTTTATTGAAGACCCAATGAAAACTTACCGATTTTCACATGAAACTATTTTTGCTTTATATAATTTTTATGGTAATTATTTTGAAACAACAATTGGGGTTTTCAATAATTTAAATAGTTTATCGAAAGGAAATACTAGTTTTAATGATTAGTAAAATGATATTATAATTTTGTATAAATTACATTTGATTTTTTTATATTTCAAATTTATCGAGGCACAATGACAAAACAAATTGATTTTCAAGAATTAGTTACATACTTACGCGAAAAGGGATTCTTTTTCCCTAGTAGTCAAATATATGGCGGTATTGCCAATACTTGAGATTATGGTCCGCTAGGTGTTGAAATTAAAAATAAATTAAAGGCACTTTGATGAAAAGAATTTGTTACTAAAGAACCAAATAATATTGGATTAGATACAGCTATTTTTATGAACCCAAAAGTCTGAGAAGCTTCAGGACATACAAGTAACTTTTCTGACCCAATTGCTACTTGCCCAAATTGTAATAAGAGCTTTCGCGGTAACCATTTAGAATTGTTCTATGATGAAGTTGATTATACTTCACGCAAATGATTTTGCCCTAGTTGTCATGAGGAAAATGATTATTACAGCACCACACAAGCTTTGAATTTAATGTTTAAAGTAAATATGAATTTAGTTAAGAATGATCCTTTAAACTTCACTTATTTACGTCCAGAAACTGCCCAAGGTATTTTTGTTCAATTTGCAAATATTCATCGCACTTGTCGTAAAAAATTACCATTTGGGGTGGGTCAAATTGGAAAAGCTTTTCGTAACGAAGTTACTCCTAAGGATTTTATTTTTAGAACAAAAGAGTTTGAACAAATGGAATTAGAATTTTTCTTTGAAAAAGATTTTGAAAATCATTGAAATCATTACATAACAAAAATTGAAAAATTTCTAACAGAAAAATTAGAAATTAACAAAGATAACTTAAAACAATTCAATCATCCTAAAGAGGATTTAGCACATTATTCGAAACAGACAATTGATTTTGAATTTAATTTCCCATTTGGATGACAAGAATTATGAGGAGTTGCTCATCGTGGTAATTTTGATTTATCAATTCACCAACAGGAGAGTGGTGAATCAATGGAAATTATGAATGATGAAAATAGAAAAATTATTCCTGAAGTAATTGAACCAAGTGTTGGAGTCGATCGTTTAATATTAGCTATTATTTGTAATTCTTTTGTTTCAGAAAAAGATGAAAATAGTGATCGCGAATGATCTTATTTAGCTTTACCAGCTTGTGTTGCACCATACATTGCATGTATTCTTCCTTTATCAAAACAATTGGTTGATCAAGCAAAAAAAATTCACTTGGATTTACTAGATAGAGATTTAAGTGTTACTTATGATGAAACTGCAAGCATTGGAAAAAGATATGCTCGTCAAGATGCAATTGGAACACCTTACTGTATAACAATTGATTTTGAGACAGTAAATGATGAAAGTGTAACGATCCGCAATCGTGATACAACGAAACAAGAGCGAATTAAAATAGAAGATATATATAAATATTTATCTAATAGTAAATAGATGTTGTATGGTAAATAAAAAAATTAGTGAAATAAGCATTGTTGATATTATTAATAAATATGTTCCATTAAAAAAGAACGGTAATAATTATGTAGGATTGTGTCCCTTTCACCAGGATTCTAATCCATCAATGGTTGTTAGCCCGCAAAAAAACATTTATAAATGTTTTAGTTGTGGTGCTTCAGGCAATGCAATTAAATTTGTTATGAATATTGAAAAAATAAGTTATAACCAAGCTGTTAAAAAAATTAGTGATGAATTTAATTTAGGTATTGATATTCGCGATGTTTATTCATCAAAAAATTGAAGTGATGAACAAAAATTAATTCTAGAAATTAATCAAAAAGTAGTTGATTTTGCAAAGTATTCCTTATCAACTAATCAGGAAGTGCAAAAATACATTGAAAATCGTAACTATAACGATACAACGATCGAAGATTTTGATGTTGGGTATTTAGACGGAGAAGATGTAATTAACTTCTTAAAAAAGAATGGTTATGAAGATATTCATATTTTACTTTCTGGCATTGCAGTGGAAAAAAGTAATCACTTAGTACCATTTTTTAACAAACGTTTAATGATTCCAATTTTTGACGAATTAAATAATCCTGTTGCTTTTGGTGGAAGAATTATTCAAACACCATCAGAGGAACCGAAATATTTAAATATTTCTGAAACGATTGTTTTTAATAAATCAGATGTTTTATTTAATTTAAATAATGCAAAGGATTTCATTCAATCAAAAAAAAGCTGCATCGTTGTAGAAGGTTATATGGATGCAATGACTTTATGACAAAATGATTTTAAAAACGTTATTGGTTTAATGGGTACAAATTTTTCTGCTAATCATTTACGAAAAATTCAAAGAATTGCTAAACGTGTTACTTTGGCTTTGGATAAAGATGAAGCTGGAATAAATGCTACAAAAAAGATTGGTTTAGAATTAATCAGTAATAATTTACAAGTTGATGTTTTGAAAATTGAAAATGCAAAAGACATCGATGAGTGATTAAATAAATATCCAAAGGAAGAACTTCGAAATAATGTTATTAGTTTCTTAGATTTTTATTTACAAAATACTAAGTTTGTTTCCCAAGAAGAAACATTAATTCCTTGTATTAACGTTTTCAAAAGATTTGTTGGGAATCAAGATTATAGTAATCGAATTTTATCATTAAATAAAATAGCTATATGAGCTGACACAAATGTTGATTTATTAGATAGTCTAATTGGTAAGGTTAATACCTTCATTAATCCGAAAAAGACCGTCGAAATAGAAGCTGGTATCAATGAAGTAAACGCTTTTGCTAATTTAAAAAGATTATATATTGCGATGATGACAAAAGATTATGAATGATTTTTAACATTAAATAATAATTTCACGCTATTTTTTGATGCATACGAGGTTGAAGATTATAAAATGATTCAAGAAATTTTTAATCAAGGAGAAGCAACTTTTAATAGTTTTAAATGATCATCAAATCATAACTTAGATAAATTAAATTTTTTGATGAAAAAAAATATTCATTACTACAAAATTTCAACAGAATTTTTATTTAAATTTCAAAAAGAATTTATTAAACTTGCTCGAAACAAAACAATAACAACAATAAGGCAGTCCGAGGAATTAGATCGCGATTTAAATAACCTTCTAAAACAATTAAATAATTATGAATCTAACTTCATGAATACCGATGAATGAAATAAAATTTGCGATGTTATTGCAAAAAGTAAAATATTGAATTAAAATAAACAACGCAATTTAATGACAATTTGTTATAATGACATTTGTACTTAATGGCAAGAGGTTAAATGAGCAACAAAGAAAAAAAAGCGCATGTAGTTGAAGATAATAAAAAAACAACTGCATCAAAAAAACCATCTAAAAAAAACCAATCATTAGAAAAATTACGTAGTGTTGATGATTCATTATTTGAAAATGATTTAATGGAAACTCAAGCAATTGAAAAAGAAGCCGAAGAAACTGCTAAATCATTAACATCAAAAAGTCATAAATCAAGTTACAATTTTTTATCTAATGACGATAAATTAGCTGATGGAATTAAAAACTACTTAAATGAAGTTGGTAAAATCCAATTATTAAACAAAGATGAAGAACAAGAATTAGGGCAAATTTTAGTGGAAAACCGTGTTAAGGTTGTAATAAAACAAGATGAGAATGGTAATGACTATGAAATTCGTTATTCTTTCGAAGAAGAATGCGCCTTAAAACTAGAACAAGAAGAAAAAGAACTTCAAGCTGAAGAAGAATATGATGGAGAGGGTGAATACATTCGTAAAAATTTACGTCCCCGTATTAACTATTACTACGAATATTCAGCTGAAGGAAAATATGCTCGCGATCGCCTAATTAGTTCTAATTTACGTCTAGTTATTAGTATTGCAAAAAAATTTATGAACCGTGGGTTAGATTTTTGAGATTTATTAGCGGAAGGTAACGTTGGGTTAATGCGTGCTACTGAAAAATTTAATTACAAATTAGGATTTAAATTTTCAACATATGCAACTTGATGAATTCGTCAAGCGATTAGTCGTGCCATTGCAGATCAAGCGAGAGTTATTCGTATTCCAGTTCACATGGTTGAAACAATGAATAAACTTGTAAAAATTGAAAGAGAATTAAATCAAGAATTAGGTCGTGATGCAACTGAAGAAGAAATCATGAAAAAATTAGGTGGGAAAATTACCGCTAAAAGAATTCATGATATTCGTCGTTTGTATAATGAACCAATTAGTTTAGAAAAACCTATCGTATCAGACGAGGAATCAAGTTTTGGTGATTTTGTTGAAGATAAAGATATTAGATCACCAATTGAAGCTGCTGAAAAACGTGCTTTAAGAGAAGAGATGGAAAAAATCTTCAATGAAGTTTTTACAGATAAAGAAATTAAAGTTATGAAAATGCGTTGTGGAATGCATCCCTATAATCGCGAACACACACTAGAAGAAGTTGGAAATGCATTTAAAGTTACCCGCGAAAGAATTCGACAAATCGAATCAAAAGCTCGTAATAAGTTGAATCACAAAAAATACAAAAATAGATTACAAAAATTCTATAAAAATTAATTTATGGCACTTTCTTATCGTTTATTATCAATCGCAAATTTAATTGCGAAAAAAAAAGTAGTAGTAGATATTGGCTTTGATCATGCTAAATTATTGATTTATCTATCTGAAAAAAAACAAATGCTAAAAGGTTATGGTATTGAAAAGGCTCATGGTCCTTATTTGCATGGTTTGCAGAATGCCCAAAACGCTAATTTAGAAAAGAAAATTAAATTATATTTTTTAAACGATGTTAAAAATTTTAAATTTCTATACAAAGCAAACTATATTGTTGTTAGCGGATTAGGTTGCTCAACAACTATCGATATACTTGAAAAGTACAAAAAATATTTATTGAAGAAGAAAATTATTATTCAATTAAGTGAAGTAACGCAAACATGAAAACTTCGAGAATTTATGTTAAATAATAAATTTAAGATTGTAGATGAAGAATTTTTTCAGGATGGTGAAGAATTTTATATTAACATTGTTTGCAAAAAAACATTATTTAATCAAAAATTTAATGATTTCGATTTAGTTATTGGGCCTATTCTTAAAAACGAAAATAATGTAATTTATCAAACTTATCTAAATAAATACTTAAAATTACGAGAAGAACAACATTACGATTCTTCACTAAAACAACGAGATTTAGTAATAATTCGTGAGTGAATTTTTCAAAAATTTTAATTTAATTAATAATTATCTCAATCTAATTAAAAAAAATTAATTGTTAAAATAAAAGTATGTTAGATATGAGTTTTGGAACAATAATAGTAATAGTAATAATCACAATCGCAGGAATCACAATTTTAATACCACTTTCGTTGGTAGGGAAAACAATTTGAAATAGTAAAAAGAACTTGTTTCAACGTGAAGGAGTTAAAGAACCATTAAATTATTTCGCAAATAATAAAGGTCCATTAGATAATCCACCAACTATTGTTTCTAAAAATTCTTCTGAAAAATTTTCTTCTCAACCAAAATCAACTCAAATTATCACGCCAGAGCAAAAACCAATGACTACTAATTCATTAGAAGAGAGTGATAAAAATACAAATTTTGGCGCGATTGAACCTAATTTAGATAATAGTTTTAAATCTAAATCGAATCCAAATATGCAACCTAAAATGACAAAGGAAAACATTAATTTACATTACCATCACGATTCTGACGCATTAATTGAATCTAATAAAATTAAAGCTATTCCACAACCAAAGCCAAAAAAATACAAAGTTAAAACAAAAAAATATCCATTGCATAATCGTTTAGCATGATGAAAATTTGATGATATGGAAACTGGTAAAAATGAAGGTGTAGATGATGTAAATCTAGATTTTTCTAATAAAAAGATTGATGATTATCAATTAAATGATTTTCAATTTACTAAATTTGATAACGTAAAAGGTAGTTCAATCAAAGATAATGAATCCATCAAAACAATTAAACCAAAGAGAGTGAAAAAAAATCGCATTAAAAAATTAAAAGTGCAAATTTTACAACATCACCCAACTGAACAACCAATGGAAGATATGAATAAAATTAATTCAATCAAAGATATAAGTAATCAAGAAATGATTAAAATTAATTTGATTTCTAAAATTATCAAAAATGCTATTAATAACCGTCCAAAAAGAGCAGCTGTCAAAAAACATGCTAAAAAAGTAGTTAAAACAACTAAAAAAGCGACAAAAAAACAAGTAGAAAAACTATCACTTGTTAAAAAACCAAAATTAGTAAATAAAAAACCAAAAATTACAATTACTAAATCAAAACCTACTGCTAAAAAAACAAAACCAACTTCAAAAAAACTAAAACGCACGCCAAAGAAAGTTTCAATACCTGGTTCTAAAGGAAAAAAAGTTTTTTAATGAAAAATCACCATTTATTAATTGGTAGTCATGTTGGTTTTAAAGCACCTAATTATTTACTAGGAAGTGTTCAAGAGGCACTATCTTATGGTGCTAACACTTTTATGA is a window from the Mycoplasma sp. (ex Biomphalaria glabrata) genome containing:
- the recO gene encoding DNA repair protein RecO; the protein is MRTFGIVIKKTHYLNDDLICNIVTPEFGIITFLAKSGMLPKNKNFAGLQQFSINEYFLFNKTTTNIGKLQKCYPIKEYYSLFSDINKAIYYREILDIIWQVRDYLKNSSNLFDNLTWYLDNLNNETGLEKFVTLIMIQKIYVLVNKKSLVVDKCVRCGSKWRIKSVNYYDGGFICHNCFNLESDAIFSLSFLKNLKIFIEDPMKTYRFSHETIFALYNFYGNYFETTIGVFNNLNSLSKGNTSFND
- a CDS encoding glycine--tRNA ligase, whose translation is MTKQIDFQELVTYLREKGFFFPSSQIYGGIANTWDYGPLGVEIKNKLKALWWKEFVTKEPNNIGLDTAIFMNPKVWEASGHTSNFSDPIATCPNCNKSFRGNHLELFYDEVDYTSRKWFCPSCHEENDYYSTTQALNLMFKVNMNLVKNDPLNFTYLRPETAQGIFVQFANIHRTCRKKLPFGVGQIGKAFRNEVTPKDFIFRTKEFEQMELEFFFEKDFENHWNHYITKIEKFLTEKLEINKDNLKQFNHPKEDLAHYSKQTIDFEFNFPFGWQELWGVAHRGNFDLSIHQQESGESMEIMNDENRKIIPEVIEPSVGVDRLILAIICNSFVSEKDENSDREWSYLALPACVAPYIACILPLSKQLVDQAKKIHLDLLDRDLSVTYDETASIGKRYARQDAIGTPYCITIDFETVNDESVTIRNRDTTKQERIKIEDIYKYLSNSK
- the dnaG gene encoding DNA primase, with translation MVNKKISEISIVDIINKYVPLKKNGNNYVGLCPFHQDSNPSMVVSPQKNIYKCFSCGASGNAIKFVMNIEKISYNQAVKKISDEFNLGIDIRDVYSSKNWSDEQKLILEINQKVVDFAKYSLSTNQEVQKYIENRNYNDTTIEDFDVGYLDGEDVINFLKKNGYEDIHILLSGIAVEKSNHLVPFFNKRLMIPIFDELNNPVAFGGRIIQTPSEEPKYLNISETIVFNKSDVLFNLNNAKDFIQSKKSCIVVEGYMDAMTLWQNDFKNVIGLMGTNFSANHLRKIQRIAKRVTLALDKDEAGINATKKIGLELISNNLQVDVLKIENAKDIDEWLNKYPKEELRNNVISFLDFYLQNTKFVSQEETLIPCINVFKRFVGNQDYSNRILSLNKIAIWADTNVDLLDSLIGKVNTFINPKKTVEIEAGINEVNAFANLKRLYIAMMTKDYEWFLTLNNNFTLFFDAYEVEDYKMIQEIFNQGEATFNSFKWSSNHNLDKLNFLMKKNIHYYKISTEFLFKFQKEFIKLARNKTITTIRQSEELDRDLNNLLKQLNNYESNFMNTDEWNKICDVIAKSKILN
- a CDS encoding RNA polymerase sigma factor RpoD/SigA; protein product: MSNKEKKAHVVEDNKKTTASKKPSKKNQSLEKLRSVDDSLFENDLMETQAIEKEAEETAKSLTSKSHKSSYNFLSNDDKLADGIKNYLNEVGKIQLLNKDEEQELGQILVENRVKVVIKQDENGNDYEIRYSFEEECALKLEQEEKELQAEEEYDGEGEYIRKNLRPRINYYYEYSAEGKYARDRLISSNLRLVISIAKKFMNRGLDFWDLLAEGNVGLMRATEKFNYKLGFKFSTYATWWIRQAISRAIADQARVIRIPVHMVETMNKLVKIERELNQELGRDATEEEIMKKLGGKITAKRIHDIRRLYNEPISLEKPIVSDEESSFGDFVEDKDIRSPIEAAEKRALREEMEKIFNEVFTDKEIKVMKMRCGMHPYNREHTLEEVGNAFKVTRERIRQIESKARNKLNHKKYKNRLQKFYKN
- a CDS encoding tRNA (adenine(22)-N(1))-methyltransferase TrmK — its product is MALSYRLLSIANLIAKKKVVVDIGFDHAKLLIYLSEKKQMLKGYGIEKAHGPYLHGLQNAQNANLEKKIKLYFLNDVKNFKFLYKANYIVVSGLGCSTTIDILEKYKKYLLKKKIIIQLSEVTQTWKLREFMLNNKFKIVDEEFFQDGEEFYINIVCKKTLFNQKFNDFDLVIGPILKNENNVIYQTYLNKYLKLREEQHYDSSLKQRDLVIIREWIFQKF